In Methanosarcina siciliae T4/M, one genomic interval encodes:
- a CDS encoding 50S ribosomal protein L30e encodes MKMKINVDKSLIKAVKTGKVIVGANRTIDAAANGSAKMVILASNCPEDIKKKIQATSIPVLEYEGTSVELGPVCGKPFTIAAMAILDAGESDILAATA; translated from the coding sequence ATGAAAATGAAGATCAATGTTGATAAATCTCTTATCAAGGCTGTGAAAACAGGAAAAGTAATAGTTGGAGCCAACCGGACCATAGATGCAGCAGCAAACGGCTCTGCAAAAATGGTGATCCTGGCATCAAACTGCCCCGAAGACATTAAAAAGAAAATTCAGGCAACAAGCATTCCGGTCCTGGAGTACGAAGGCACAAGTGTAGAACTCGGCCCCGTATGCGGGAAGCCCTTCACGATTGCAGCCATGGCAATCCTCGATGCAGGAGAATCGGATATCCTGGCAGCTACAGCTTGA
- a CDS encoding NusA-like transcription termination signal-binding factor: MGEIRLTAESIQYIALFENMTRAKILDCIPEEERLVYVVKQGDMGLAIGKNGENINRVKKALDKPIELVEYSEDPVTFIKNAFGPVSVSSVNFTTKNGKRLAYVEVPNKEKGLAIGRNGKNIEKVKMLARRHHTIEDVILQ, from the coding sequence TTGGGTGAAATAAGACTTACTGCAGAAAGCATCCAGTACATCGCATTATTTGAAAACATGACCCGGGCCAAAATACTTGACTGTATTCCGGAAGAAGAAAGGCTCGTGTATGTTGTAAAACAGGGCGATATGGGGCTTGCAATAGGCAAAAACGGGGAGAACATAAACCGTGTTAAAAAAGCCCTGGACAAACCCATCGAGCTTGTGGAGTACTCAGAGGATCCTGTTACCTTTATAAAGAATGCCTTCGGACCGGTATCAGTAAGTTCAGTAAACTTCACAACCAAAAATGGCAAGCGATTGGCTTATGTAGAGGTACCTAATAAAGAGAAGGGGCTTGCCATCGGTCGCAATGGCAAGAATATAGAGAAAGTGAAGATGCTTGCCCGTCGTCACCATACCATAGAAGATGTGATCCTGCAGTAA
- a CDS encoding 30S ribosomal protein S12, whose amino-acid sequence MAKGKYAANILKQTRKDARWKDTYYGRRVLGLNVKADPLGGAPQGRGIVLEKVGVEAKQPNSAIRKCVRIQLIKNGRQVTAFCPGDGAVNFIDEHDEVTVERIGGRMGGAMGDIPGVRFKVIAVNNVSLNQLVIGRLEKPRR is encoded by the coding sequence ATGGCTAAAGGAAAATATGCAGCTAATATTCTCAAACAGACCAGGAAAGATGCCCGCTGGAAAGATACGTACTACGGCAGGCGGGTTCTTGGTCTGAACGTGAAAGCCGACCCTCTTGGTGGTGCACCGCAGGGTCGGGGTATTGTATTAGAGAAAGTGGGAGTCGAAGCCAAACAGCCGAACTCCGCAATCAGAAAATGCGTAAGAATCCAGCTCATTAAAAACGGGCGTCAGGTAACCGCATTCTGTCCCGGAGACGGTGCAGTAAACTTCATTGATGAACACGATGAAGTTACCGTGGAAAGGATCGGAGGCCGCATGGGCGGTGCTATGGGTGATATTCCCGGTGTACGTTTCAAGGTAATTGCCGTAAACAATGTGTCCCTGAACCAGCTGGTTATCGGCAGATTGGAAAAGCCCAGGAGATGA
- a CDS encoding 30S ribosomal protein S7 — MIFLYKIFGKWDLSEVEVRDLGIKRYVSLTPVIVPHSSGKHARQQFNKSEISIVERLANNLMRTETNTGKKQVTLRAVEEAFDIMNKKTKQNPVQVLVDAIANAGPREEVVRLKYGGISVPKAVDTAPQRRVDTALRYISMGTNAAAFKSKRSVAECLATELIGAANRDTKSFAINRKDAKERVAKAAR, encoded by the coding sequence ATGATTTTTTTGTACAAGATTTTTGGGAAATGGGACCTTTCGGAAGTTGAGGTCAGAGACCTCGGAATTAAGCGCTATGTCAGCCTTACCCCTGTAATTGTTCCTCACAGCAGCGGGAAACATGCAAGGCAGCAGTTCAACAAATCCGAGATCTCGATTGTAGAGCGCCTTGCAAACAACCTCATGAGGACAGAAACCAACACCGGAAAGAAGCAGGTGACTCTTCGCGCAGTTGAAGAAGCTTTCGACATTATGAATAAGAAGACGAAACAAAACCCGGTTCAGGTTCTTGTGGATGCCATTGCCAATGCAGGCCCCAGAGAAGAAGTGGTCAGGCTGAAGTACGGTGGGATCTCCGTACCAAAAGCAGTTGACACTGCACCTCAGAGGCGCGTTGACACTGCCCTGCGCTACATCAGCATGGGAACAAACGCCGCAGCTTTCAAATCCAAGCGCTCTGTTGCAGAATGTCTGGCAACCGAACTTATAGGTGCAGCAAACCGCGATACCAAATCCTTCGCCATCAATAGGAAGGATGCAAAGGAAAGAGTTGCGAAGGCAGCACGCTAA
- a CDS encoding elongation factor EF-2: protein MGRRKKMVERVTTLMNDPQRIRNIGIVAHIDHGKTTLSDNLLAGAGMISKELAGRQLFMDSDEEEQARGITIDSSNVSMVHTFDNEDYLINLIDTPGHVDFGGDVTRAMRAVDGAVVVVDAVEGTMPQTETVLRQALREHVRPVLFVNKVDRLINELQVDSQEMQIRLGKVIDHVNKLIKNMNPEKFKAGWKVDAAAGTVAFGSALYNWAISVPMMKKTGVSFNDVYDYCKAGDMKSLAEKCPLHEAVLDMVIHFLPNPIEAQKDRVKAIWHGDENTAIGKSMAGADAEGDLAFMVTDISVDPHAGEVATGRLFSGSLTRGMEVFTSGSARKSRVQQVGIFMGPERLEVDKIPAGNIAAVTGLKEAIVGSTVTTLDGMTPFESIRHVSEPVVTVAVEAKHTKDLPKLIEVLRQVAKEDPTLQITLDEETGEHLMAGMGELHLEVIAHRIERDKNVEIATSKPIVVYRETIKKNTEPVEGKSPNRHNRFYIYVEPLDTEIVSAIKEGEISMNLPELERRQKLIDLGMEKEEAKGIAGIFNSNIFIDMTKGIQYLNETMELVLDGFEEVMRAGPLTREPVANVKCVLVDAKLHEDAIHRGPAQIIPASRQAIQAGMLMAEDSLLEPYQKVFVQVPQLLMGGATKELQGRRGIILNMTTEGDLAIIEARVPVAEMFGFAGEIRSATEGRAMWSTEFGGFDVVPSSILNDIVGQIRERKGLKKDLPKVSDFLSM from the coding sequence ATGGGACGAAGAAAGAAAATGGTCGAGCGTGTGACAACGCTCATGAATGATCCTCAAAGGATCAGAAATATCGGAATCGTTGCACACATTGACCACGGAAAGACCACATTATCGGATAACCTGTTAGCAGGCGCAGGCATGATTTCCAAGGAACTTGCCGGAAGACAGCTTTTCATGGACTCCGATGAAGAGGAACAGGCAAGAGGTATTACAATTGATTCCTCCAATGTTTCCATGGTCCACACATTTGATAATGAAGACTACCTGATCAACCTTATCGACACCCCCGGACACGTTGACTTCGGTGGAGACGTTACCCGTGCCATGAGAGCAGTAGACGGTGCAGTTGTAGTAGTTGACGCGGTAGAAGGCACAATGCCCCAGACCGAGACTGTGCTGAGGCAGGCTCTCAGGGAACATGTCAGACCCGTACTTTTCGTAAACAAGGTAGACAGGCTTATCAATGAGCTTCAGGTCGATTCTCAGGAAATGCAGATCCGCCTCGGCAAGGTCATTGACCACGTGAACAAGCTTATCAAAAACATGAACCCCGAGAAGTTCAAAGCAGGCTGGAAAGTCGATGCAGCAGCCGGAACCGTAGCATTCGGGTCAGCTCTTTACAACTGGGCAATCAGTGTGCCTATGATGAAGAAGACCGGGGTTTCTTTTAATGACGTATACGATTACTGTAAAGCCGGAGACATGAAATCCCTGGCAGAAAAGTGTCCTCTGCACGAAGCTGTTCTTGACATGGTTATTCACTTCCTGCCAAACCCGATCGAAGCTCAGAAGGACAGGGTAAAGGCCATCTGGCACGGCGATGAAAACACCGCAATCGGAAAGTCCATGGCCGGGGCAGATGCAGAAGGCGACCTTGCATTCATGGTAACTGACATCTCCGTTGACCCCCACGCAGGGGAAGTTGCAACAGGAAGGTTGTTCAGCGGCTCTCTTACCCGCGGTATGGAAGTTTTCACCTCGGGAAGCGCAAGGAAGAGCAGGGTCCAGCAGGTCGGTATCTTCATGGGTCCGGAAAGGCTTGAAGTGGACAAGATCCCTGCAGGAAATATTGCCGCAGTTACGGGTTTAAAGGAAGCAATCGTCGGGTCCACCGTAACCACCCTTGACGGCATGACTCCTTTCGAAAGCATCAGGCACGTAAGCGAACCTGTAGTGACTGTGGCTGTGGAAGCAAAGCACACCAAAGACCTTCCGAAACTTATTGAGGTTCTAAGACAGGTCGCAAAGGAAGACCCGACTCTCCAGATCACCCTGGATGAGGAAACCGGGGAACACCTGATGGCAGGTATGGGAGAACTGCACCTTGAAGTTATCGCTCACAGGATCGAAAGGGACAAGAATGTGGAAATCGCCACGAGCAAGCCTATTGTCGTATACAGGGAAACAATTAAGAAGAACACCGAACCTGTCGAAGGGAAGTCTCCGAACAGGCACAACAGATTCTATATCTATGTTGAGCCTCTTGACACCGAGATTGTCAGTGCGATCAAGGAAGGGGAAATCAGCATGAACCTGCCTGAACTTGAGAGGAGGCAGAAGCTCATCGACCTCGGCATGGAAAAAGAAGAGGCAAAAGGCATTGCCGGCATCTTCAACTCCAATATCTTCATCGATATGACCAAAGGTATCCAGTACCTTAATGAGACAATGGAACTTGTGCTCGACGGGTTTGAAGAGGTCATGCGCGCAGGTCCGCTTACAAGAGAACCTGTAGCAAACGTAAAGTGCGTGCTTGTAGACGCAAAACTCCACGAAGACGCAATTCACAGAGGTCCGGCTCAGATTATTCCTGCATCAAGACAGGCAATCCAGGCAGGAATGCTTATGGCAGAAGACAGCCTGCTTGAGCCTTACCAGAAAGTCTTTGTCCAGGTACCTCAGCTTTTAATGGGCGGTGCAACAAAGGAACTCCAGGGACGCCGCGGAATTATCCTGAACATGACTACGGAAGGAGACCTGGCAATTATCGAGGCCAGAGTACCTGTGGCTGAAATGTTCGGATTTGCCGGAGAGATCAGGTCCGCAACCGAAGGCCGTGCCATGTGGAGCACGGAGTTCGGAGGCTTTGACGTTGTGCCGTCAAGCATCCTGAACGACATCGTTGGCCAGATAAGGGAAAGGAAGGGCCTGAAGAAGGACCTGCCAAAAGTTTCTGACTTCCTTTCAATGTAA